The Chionomys nivalis chromosome 4, mChiNiv1.1, whole genome shotgun sequence genome contains the following window.
CTGTCAGTTGGGCGATGAACGGCACCTATGTGTGCCATGCTGAAAGCTCCCATGGAAATATCACCAGAGCCGTGTTCCTGACGGTCTGTGAGTGTCCCGGGGTATAGGGCTGGGTGAGTGGTGAGCAGGGTGCCAGATGCCTAATCCTTATCATCCTGTTCTGTTActacacagacacaaagaccaACGTTACCCTGATCATCATTTTGGTGACAATGCTGGTCATTGTCCTTATAATCACAGCAGCCATATACTTCTATAACCGCCAGAGAAAGATCAAGATATACAAGCTACAGAGGGCGCAGGAAGAGGCCATGAAACTGAAGGCGCAAGCCCCGCCTCCCTGAGCCACCAGGACACCAACACCTCCCTGGCCCCTCTGCGGGTGCAGCTGGTGCTGCTTTTGAACAGAAAGGTAGACAGATAGTGTTTACCCACCTCCTCTGGTTGTGACAAGACAAGATGGTGGCCTGGACGTGCACCAATCAGACCTCCTTGGCCTCACACTTGGAGAGGAGGGAGCAACATCAAGGGCGTGGATCTGTGACCTGGACACACCCACAGCCTTGCAGGCCTTCAGTAAGGAAATGCTGACCTCATCCCTACTGCCCACGCTGAGGGCCCTGCCTGAGGAAGAGTGGTCTCCAATAGACAAGCAGGAGTTGAAACATAAGACCATACTTCCTCTGACACAGGAACTCTTCGTGATGATGTATTTATTAATTCGAAGTTTTACCTGCTATTTATTGAGTACCCTACACAGATACTAGAGCAGTGAGCAGGTGATCACATAGGTTCTTGTCTGGCTCCTATTGCAGGGGCTGTGCACACAACAGCCTGGAGAAAGACTCACATGGGTCTAGGGCTCCTCTGTTGGTCAGGATGCTTTTCCCAAAGGAGCTGTCACAAAAATACTAAGTGGACTATCGGGTTCCCTGCTCATAGGCCCCACCCACATACattcctgtctttgcttcccatgTCAGGCCCCATACCTAAATATGGATGCCTACCCTTGGCAGCTGAACAATGGAGTCTCATGCTCATGAAACTGTGGTCAATCCCTGCATGCCCCACCTGGCTCCATCTCAAAGGGAAAGTCTGGAAGAAAATGCTGCAATCACTTAGGAGGGTCCTGCAAGCTGGGGCGGGCAGTAAGCATCCCTCCCAGCTCAGAAGCCTTTCCTTTGCAGCGATGAAGTtttatgtgagtttgaggacaggtgACTTCAGTTACCTAGAGCTCCCTCTAAGTATTCCTGACTCCCCACTTCTTCAAAGTGTTACCTGTTACCCTAACCCCGAGTCTGCAaactagctttttgtttgttttttttctttgtctttgttttttgagacagcatctctatgtagcctgaatgtcctggaacctgctatgtGGACcgtgctggcctctaactcacagagatctgcctgcccgtctcctgaatgctgggattaaaggcctgagccattACAACACCCACTGAAATCTATTTAATGACCTTTTGGAGCTTAAGTGAAAACTAGAGTCCCAGTTCAGAAAAGTGCAATGACTTCTGGTTAACTGTGGGGTCTGATGTGTCATTTGGGAGGCGGTGTCTTCAACAGGGCTGCTGGGCCCACTCTTGGGCGTGGCCAGGGAGTCTTATCTCCAGGGCCAGCTGAAACTACCCCGGTCTCCCGTAACGCACCGCGGGCTTTGTGCCATGGAGTCTGTCCTGCTCCCGTCGCTTTTGCTGGTGGCCACCTATCCGAGGGGTGTGAGCTCCCACCATGAGTGGAGGCAAAGCCCTCCCGCGCCTTCCGGGACCTCAACGCCTTTCTTGGTGCGTTTAAGCCCGGAGCTGGAGGCTGTGCCTCCCGGGGGCTCGGTGTGGCTTAACTGCAGCCATAGCTGCCCCCTGCCGGTGCGTTCCAGCCTGCGCACGCAGCTGCGGCAGGGAAAGACACTCAGTGGCTCGGGTTGGGTATCTTACCAGCTGCTGGATGTGAGGGCCTGGAATTCCAAGGTGCGTTGCGTCGTCACTTGCGCTGGAGAAACGCGCGAGGCCACCGCCATGATCACCGCTTACAGTGAGGGAGACCGGGGTTCAGGccggggtggggagaggggagaagggtggAGGAATGGGATAGTTGGCAGTTTTACTTTAGGAGGTGCCTGCGGATGTTACCCTTCTTGCCTTAGAACGGCCGAGAAGCGTGATCATGGAGCCTCCGGTCCTAATGGGCCACAAGTACACTCTACGCTGCTATGTGGTACACGTGTTCCCCGTGGGGTTCTTGGTGGTGAGCCTGAGAAGAGGTGGCCGGGTGGTTTATTTTGAAAGTCTGGAGCGCTTCACCGGTTCAGGTCTGGCTAATGTCACTTTGACCTACGTGATGCGGGCAGGACCCAACGACCTCTGGCAACCACTCACCTGCCATGCACGCCTCAATCTCGACGGGCTAGTCGTGCGCAGCAGTTCTGCACCTGTTATGTTGAAGGTCCTCGGTGAGGCACCCTGCAAACTTGGGGAATTGGTGCGGGGGAGGGGATGTTGCCACCCCAAGAGGGCCAGCAGAACAGGGGTGGGCTCCATCCACGCTTGGAGGTCCTCAGACCTCCTCGTTCCTGATTTTCACTCCCGCTCCCAGCTTTGAGTCCAGTCTCCAAAGCCTTGGCTTCTGCCTCCATCGCAGCCCTGGTGGGGATCCTCCTGGCTGTGGGGACTGTCTACGTGCGCAAGTACCTGGCCGTTCAGACTCAGTTATAGACGGGTGTTCGATGCCCCGAacaagagggaggaaaaagaagccCAGAACAACTAATTCATATACTCTTGTTGGATCAATAAAGCCTTCTTCCTCAGTCTTTGTCCTACGGTTCTTGGAGGAAGTGGTTTCATTTTTAGGGGACCCTGACGTCTCCAAACTCCTTGTTTATTGGCTGAAGATTTATAGCTCAGGGGTACGTTTGCCTAGCCTTGGTTTCAATACCCGGTACCGGAGTAAACAACATCTCGTGTGTCTCAAGGCACCTGAAGTTTCTCCTTCAAGACCGGCTTGAGGTCCCAGAACCCGAGTTCCTCTCCGCGTTCAGTCTTGCTGGATTTATCACTGCAGGGCAGAAGGGCTAAACTGGCCTCTCCTCCAGGCCCTGAGTTGGGGGAGGACAGGCTCTTAATATGGCCTTTTCTGATTGGCTCTGCGGATACACACCATAGCTCTGATTGGAAGCTAAGTTTCCCTTCTCTAATCTTCTTGTCCCTAGCAGATCTTGCGCGTTACTGAGGccagtgggtggagctagaaccGGTCCCCGGGGTTACCATTAATGAAGGGGGAGGGGATACATGATTGGGCGGGGTCTCCTGCATGGAGTAGAAGCAGATACCCAGATTGGAAATCTAGCGTAGCAACAAGTTTGAGATGCTTGCTCAGACCACATGGGCTGTCACAGACTTCCATCATGGCAACGCGTTTGTTGTCACCGAGCCAGGCTTGCATCTGGGGAGCGATGTCAAAGCTTAGAGACAGATGCGAGTTCACAAGTGTCCCCAGTTGATCTTCTGGTTCAGCTAGGATTGCAGAATCTCGTACTGGTTATCCAACAGAGGCTGTGGCGCCCACAGATGCTCTCCTGAGAGACTCGGTTCACAACAGCATTGTAGGCACATTCCCGCTGCACGCTGGGTAAATACAGATCGTGTGCCGAAACCGACTCTAATTTAGACGCCCGCGAACGCGGCGCACACGCACACGTGTCTGCGATTCGCGGGCACttgatccccccccccctcctccgTCGCCGCGTGCACGGAGGAGGTCTTAGGGGCGTGGCTCCCATGTTCAATCTGCTGGAGGTCAAAGCTAAGCCTCAGTTAAGGGAGGCTTCCCCACACCCTCCTCTTAAAACCACCTTTTCAACATACTACGACTTCCCAAGATTCTACAAGCAACCCACTATCCACCTGCTCCAAGGGGCGCTAGTGGGAGGCCGAAGATGGGCGTGGCCTGGAACCCTAGCGCGTTTATCCCAGAATCTATACCTAGGATGGTGGAGTTTGGGCAGGGCCTTATAGCATCCCTCCTCTCCTTCGCCACAGATGACGCGGGAGAGCTTGGTCGCCCCCAAAAGGCTTTAGACTATCAGACCGCTCCACGTAGACCCCCTCCCCCTACGGGGGACCGCTCCTGCCTGGTCAGCTAGTCTGCTCTAAGCCGAGAGCAGCCCGGTGCGTGCTCGCCTCCCGGCAGTTCGCCCCCCATCACCGCCTCTGCCACCGCCCCCTCCTTGGAAACCAAGTTACCAACGTTTAAACCAATCCCTGGGCGCAACTCTGCCACCCCCACACTCCACCCGCTGCGCTGCGCCGTCCTCCCAGCTCGGCTCTCCATCACTCGCGCTCCCCTTGCCTCCTGCGTTCTCCCCTCCCCGGCAGCGGCGGCGATGCCGGGGCCTTCGCCAGGGCTGCGCCAAGCGCTTCTCGGCCTCTGGGCGGCCCTGGGCCTGGGGATCCTCGGCATCTCAGGTAAGAAGAGCCGGCCCGCGGAGCCAGGTGGACAAGGCGGGGGCGGTTTTGAAGGACCCGAGAGGGCGGCTCGGGTGTCCCTCCAGGCTCCGCCCTCTTCTTGCTTCCCACGCTTCTGCCACCACTGGAACCTGGGGCTTCTCCCAatccctcctccaccccaacaTACCTCGATCTTTCAGATCTGAACCCAGCACCTTTTCTGGATTCGGGGTTTTGCACCTAACCCCGCTCAGGAGACATTGTGGTTTTCCTAGTCTTTCCTGCTCTGTCGTGCCCTATGGTTCACGGACTGGCATCATCCCTATTCGTGATCCTCAAAGACCCCCATCTCCTCAACTCTTATGACTCAGAGGCTCTGTACCCCCTCCAGTTGTAACCCTGGCAACCAGCTTTTCTGGGGCTTTTCCCGCGGTTCCTTCCAGGAGTCCAGCCTTGAGGCTTTCTGTCCAAGTTACTCAAGTTTGGGGACAGTCTCCTTTAAGCCTTTGACTCAGTCTTGTCTCCACACTTTCGCCCCCAGCCTCAGtgtgtctccccacccccatttcctgACGATCCACCAGAGTCTTGAGACTCACTTGGTTCCCCATCCCCCCCCACTGgagtctcctcctccccactacTGACGTGTGCATCCGAGACCCCATTCTCCCCGCACCGAGTGTCCCCATCTGTGCCTTAGAAAGCAAGGCTTCCAGAGACGCCCCTCTCAGAGTGTGCCAGCCTCGAAGCTTGAGTGGGATGCGGGACTCCCGTGCTGTTTCTTGGCGGTGGCCTCTCCTCGTCTTTGCTGAGACCCCTGATTTGGGATATAGGGGCGCTAAGATTTCAGAGAGGGGGTCCCCAGGCTGAGCCCGCGTTTTCCCGGTCAGCGGTCGCGCTAGAACCTTTCTGGGCGGACCTTCAGCCCCGTGTGGCGCTCGTGGAGCGCGGGGGCTCTCTGTGGCTCAACTGCAGCACTAACTGTCCGCGGCCGGAGCGCGGTGGCCTGGAGACCTCGCTGCGCCGGAACGGGACCCAGAGGGGTCTTCGCTGGCTGGCTCGACAGCTGGTGGACATCCGAGAGCCAGAGACCCAACCCGTCTGCTTCTTCCGCTGTGCGCGCCGCACACTACAAGCGCGTGGGCTCATTCGAACTTTCCGTGAGTTCTGGGTGGTCACGCCCCTTAGGTCTCTGGACCTCCCCTTCAAGCTCCGCCCACCGGCCCTCACTCCCTCCTTTCCACGCGCAACCGGGTGAGCGTTGCAGCTCACTAGAGCCGAAGTTTCGGTCCCTTGCAGAGCGGCCGGATCGGGTAGAGCTAGTGCCGCTGCCTCCTTGGCAGCCCGTGGGCGAGAACTTCACCTTGAGCTGCAGGGTTCCGGGAGCCGGACCCCGAGCGAGCCTCACGTTGACTCTGCTGCGGGGCGCCCAAGAGCTGACCCGCCGCAGTTTCGCGGGCGAGCCACCCCGAGCGCGCGGCGCGGTGCTCACCGCCACAGTCCTGGCGCGCAGGGAGGACCACGGGGTCAATTTCTCATGCCTCGCCGAGCTGGACCTGCGGCCACACGGCCTGGGACTCTTCGCAAACAGCTCCGCAGTCAGACAGCTCCGCACCTTTGGTGAGTGTGGACTCAACTGACAGGTTTTAAGAAGTTTAGGGGCAGCCAGGTGTAGTGTCGCACGCCttcagtcccaacacttgggagacaagagataagtcagatctctgtgaatttaagcccagcctgaactacacagacAGGGCTGCCTGAAGTTTAGCGCCTAGCCCTTACTTCAACACGATTACTAGCTTAAGTGTATACCTCTGTGggctcttttgtttgtgtttatatttactgagagagagagagagagagagagagagagagagagagagagagagagagagagagagagagagagagagagagagagagagaatgcactccccatggtgcatgtgtggaagttaAAGGACAACTTTACAATATGGGTCCTAGGAATCAAATCAGGTTGTTAGACTTGGCGGCCAGCGTCTGTATTCGCTGAGCCATATCGCTGGCCCTTTTGTATTTTATGATGAAACCAAACAATGCATGCAAATTGCTTGGTCCACACTGAACGCTTAATATATATACTCGAGCTCTGGTTCTTTGTCTCCCCCAGCCCTGCCTCCAATTCCCCCGAGCCTAGTTGCTCCCCGATTCTTAGAAGTGGGCTCAGAAAGACCAGTGAGCTGCACTTTGGATGGACTGTTTCCTGCCCCAGAAGCTGGGGTTTACCTCTCGCTGGGAGATCAGAGGCTGCATCCCGATGTGACCCTCGATGGCGACAACCTCGTGGCCACTGCCACAGCTACGCCAAGCGCAGAACAAGAAGGCATCACACAGCTGATGTGCAGCGTGACCCTCGGGGGCGAGAGCAGGGAGACCCAGGAAAATCTGACTGTCTACAGTAAGGAGAATCGAGGATGGGCTTCAACCGCCGGGTCTGGGACCAGAGTCTCAGGCAGAGCCTTAAAGTAGGCGGGGCCTCCACGCCCGAATTGGCAAGGCGGGAGCGTTCCAGGGCAGGAGCTGTGGAAAGCTAgaaaggaatggatggggaggtgTTGAATTACCTGATGGGGCGTGGCCAGTGAACCCCACCCAAtgtttcaccccccccccccccccaggcttccCTGCTCCACTTCTGACTTTGAGCGAGCCAGAAGCCCCGGAGGGGAAGGTGGTGACCATAAGCTGCTGGGCTGGGACTCGAGCCCTTGTCACCTTGGAGGGAATTTCTGCTGCGGTCCCGGGGCAACCCGCTGAGCTCCAGTTAAATGCCACAGAGAACGACGACAAGCGGAGCTTCTTCTGTGACGCTGCCCTCGAAGTGGATGGGGAGACCCTAAGAAAGAACCAGAGCACTGAGCTTCGTGTCCTGTGTGAGTGGGTATTCACCCTTTCTTTGTGACCTCCAAAGACAATACCGCGggccccatcttttttttttaaatatttatttattatgtatacaatattctatctgtgtgtatgcctgaaggccagaagagggcgccagacctctttacagatggttgtgagccaccatgtggttgctgggaattgaactcaggaccttttgaagagcaggcaatgctcttaaccactgagccatctctccagcccgcggCCCCATCTTTAACCATACTGtatttcctctgcctcttccttgcaGATTCACCCCGGCTGGATGACTCGGATTGTCCCAGGAGCTGGACATGGCCCGAGGGTCCAGAGCAGACCCTCCACTGCGAAGCCCGTGGGAACCCAGAGCCCTCGGTGCACTGTGCGAGGGCTGATGGTGGGGCCGTGCTGGCGCTCGGCCTGCTGGGCCCAGTGACTCGCGCCCTCGCAGGCACTTACCGCTGCACAGCGGTGAATGGCCAAGGCCAGGCGGTCAAGGATGTGACCCTGACTGTGGAGTGTGAGTGGGGAGAGGCTGGCATCTGCATCTCTTTTGGGAAGCTGGCCtacaaagagggagagaggccCACCCAGCTGCAGCAGGGATTGGGAGGACATTGAAGGGAACTGGGAGGGTGTTCATAAACTTGGTTGTGGATTCTGGGCACAGTCTGGCGATCAAAACTGGGAAGTGTACCTGGGAAGGTCCCATGGGCGCTTTGTGGGAATCAGTCCAACTGCACCCTGAGACCTCAGGAAAGGGGCCTGACCAACTGAGTttctctccagaacccatgtaaaggtgaaaAGACAGAACTGCCTCCCACCTCGGTGCATGGGCTGGGTAGTGGTTTCCCATACAAATATCACGCgggcgcggggggggggcggggcaatagtggcacagatcccagcacagatctctgtgagtttgaggccagcctggtctacacagtgagttccagaacagccaggactacacagagaaaccctatcttcaaAAATGAGAGCGAGAAAGAGGTATCTCCCATGCAGAATATAGCTCGCCAAACCCTTtctggaagcagaaggcagaaagaagggtCATTGGGGGAATTCGACGGGTTTCTAAATCAATAGGTAGATTGCTTCCTTAGCATGTATGAGGTTCCATCCTCTGCATGGCATAATTAAAGCCCAGAACTTGGAAATAGGAGGCTGGAGGAACAGGAGTTCAATATAGTCCTCAGTtacatgagttcgaggccaacctgtgcTATAGGATAGCCTGCCTTACAAAACAAAACCCGttccaaagccgggcggtggtggcgcacgcctttaatcccagcactcgggaggcagaggcaggcggatctctgtgagttcgagaccagcctggtctacagagctagttccaggacaggctccaaagccacagagaaaccctgtctcgaaaaacaaaaacaaaaaaaaaaaaaaaaaaaaaaaaaacccgttcCAGATGCCCCAGCGCTGGACAGTGTTGGCTGCCCAGAACATATCATTTGGCTGGAGGGAACAGAGGCATCGCTTAGCTGTGTGGCACACGGGGTCCCACCGCCTAGCGTGAGTTGTGTGCGCTCTGAGAACGAGGAAGTCATGGAAGGGCCTCTGCGTGTGGCTCGGGAGCACGCCGGCATTTACCGATGCGAAGCCATCAACACCAGAGGATCAGCGGCCAAAAATGTGGTTGTCACGGTAGAATGTGAGTAGAGGCGGCAGGAGAGAGGAGCACACCGGTATCCTCTGTCCTCAATGTGAACTCCTTTTTCCCTGTTTCCTAGACGGTCCCAGTTTTGAGGAGCTCAGTTGCCCGAGCAACTGGACGTGGGTAGAAGGATCTGGAAAGCTGTTTTCCTGTGTAGTTGATGGGAAGCCAGAACCACGCGTGGAGTGCCTGGGCTCCGAGGGTGCTAGTGAAGGGGTGGTATTACCCCTGGTGTCCTCAAACCCTGGTCCTAGAAACTCTATGACCTCTAGTAACCTGTCACCGGGCATCTACCTCTGCAACGCCACCAACCGGCACGGTTCCGCAGTCAAAACTGTCGTCGTGAGCGCGGAGTGTGAGCAGGGAGGGGGGCAGGTGGGCGGGAAGTACGGGGTATCCCAGGGTCCCTCCCTTCCCTGACGCCCCTCCTTTTGACGGTTGCTCTGCAGCGCCGCCACAGATGGATGAGTCCAGCTGCccaagtcatcagacttggctgGAAGGAGCGGAGGCTACCTCGCTGACCTGCAGTGCCAAGGGCCGCCCCGCTCCTCGGGTGCGCTGCTCCAGGGAGGGTGCCGCCAGGCTGGAGAGGCTGCGTGTGTCCCGAGAGGATGCGGGGACCTACCACTGTGTGGCCACCAACATGCATGGCACGGATTCACGGACGGTCACCGTGGGTGTGGAATGTGAGTGAGGATAGCGCAGGATGGAGATGACTCAGACCGCTAGCGAGGTGCCCggagggctggggatatagtCCAGTGGATGGAACGCTCAGTTAACGCGCACAAAGCTATGCGTTCTATTCCCAGTACTTTTAGTtctaacacttgagaggcagaggcaggcagatatctgttccaggacagcctggtctatgtagaggctacaacccccccaccccggccAGGACTATATAGATTCTCTCTAGcttgctgtctctctctcctcctcgcATCAGCCATGGGAGGGGAGAATGGCAAACCCATGGGAATTCAGAGGGACTGTTTTCAGTACCCCTCAGTAAGAAACAAGCATTTCTGGTCCCACAGTAGGGTAGATAGGTAGTGGAAGTGGGACTCTCAGAGGAGGCAGCGGTTTTGCCCGCCCATCCCAGGAGGGCACTGATTCTGGATATCCCCATCCCGAGGATGCTTGATTAACGCCCAGTGCTGAGCAGCCTCTTTGTGCCCTTGCAGACCGGCCTGTAGTGGCCGAGCTGGCGGCCTCGCCCCCAAGCGTGCGGCCTGGCGGTAACTTCACTCTGACCTGCCGTGCAGAGGCCTGGCCTCCAGCACAGATCAGCTGGCGCACGCCCCCGGGGGCTCTCAACCTCGGCCTCTCCAGCAACAACAGCACGCTGAGCGTGGCAAGCGCCATGGGCAGCCACGGCGGCGAGTATGAGTGCGCAGCCACCAATGCGCATGGGCGCCACACGCGACGCATCACTGTGCGCGTGGCCGGTGAGTGGAGGGTtcctggggtggaggtggggcaaGGGACATGCAACACGGAGTGACCTAGGCCTTGGGGTGGCTGGCCCCGACTCTACCTCTCCGTATGCAAGACCAAAGAGGGCCAAATGTGGAGGTCGAGGGCGCTAATGGATGGGGCTGTTGGTGACAGGTTAGGGGAa
Protein-coding sequences here:
- the Icam4 gene encoding intercellular adhesion molecule 4 isoform X2; the protein is MESVLLPSLLLVATYPRGVSSHHEWRQSPPAPSGTSTPFLVRLSPELEAVPPGGSVWLNCSHSCPLPVRSSLRTQLRQGKTLSGSGWVSYQLLDVRAWNSKVRCVVTCAGETREATAMITAYKRPRSVIMEPPVLMGHKYTLRCYVVHVFPVGFLVVSLRRGGRVVYFESLERFTGSGLANVTLTYVMRAGPNDLWQPLTCHARLNLDGLVVRSSSAPVMLKVLALSPVSKALASASIAALVGILLAVGTVYVRKYLAVQTQL
- the Icam4 gene encoding intercellular adhesion molecule 4 isoform X1 gives rise to the protein MESVLLPSLLLVATYPRGVSSHHEWRQSPPAPSGTSTPFLVRLSPELEAVPPGGSVWLNCSHSCPLPVRSSLRTQLRQGKTLSGSGWVSYQLLDVRAWNSKVRCVVTCAGETREATAMITAYKRPRSVIMEPPVLMGHKYTLRCYVVHVFPVGFLVVSLRRGGRVVYFESLERFTGSGLANVTLTYVMRAGPNDLWQPLTCHARLNLDGLVVRSSSAPVMLKVLGEAPCKLGELVRGRGCCHPKRASRTGVGSIHAWRSSDLLVPDFHSRSQL
- the Icam5 gene encoding intercellular adhesion molecule 5 isoform X2 gives rise to the protein MPGPSPGLRQALLGLWAALGLGILGISAVALEPFWADLQPRVALVERGGSLWLNCSTNCPRPERGGLETSLRRNGTQRGLRWLARQLVDIREPETQPVCFFRCARRTLQARGLIRTFQRPDRVELVPLPPWQPVGENFTLSCRVPGAGPRASLTLTLLRGAQELTRRSFAGEPPRARGAVLTATVLARREDHGVNFSCLAELDLRPHGLGLFANSSAVRQLRTFALPPIPPSLVAPRFLEVGSERPVSCTLDGLFPAPEAGVYLSLGDQRLHPDVTLDGDNLVATATATPSAEQEGITQLMCSVTLGGESRETQENLTVYSFPAPLLTLSEPEAPEGKVVTISCWAGTRALVTLEGISAAVPGQPAELQLNATENDDKRSFFCDAALEVDGETLRKNQSTELRVLYSPRLDDSDCPRSWTWPEGPEQTLHCEARGNPEPSVHCARADGGAVLALGLLGPVTRALAGTYRCTAVNGQGQAVKDVTLTVEYAPALDSVGCPEHIIWLEGTEASLSCVAHGVPPPSVSCVRSENEEVMEGPLRVAREHAGIYRCEAINTRGSAAKNVVVTVEYGPSFEELSCPSNWTWVEGSGKLFSCVVDGKPEPRVECLGSEGASEGVVLPLVSSNPGPRNSMTSSNLSPGIYLCNATNRHGSAVKTVVVSAESPPQMDESSCPSHQTWLEGAEATSLTCSAKGRPAPRVRCSREGAARLERLRVSREDAGTYHCVATNMHGTDSRTVTVGVEYRPVVAELAASPPSVRPGGNFTLTCRAEAWPPAQISWRTPPGALNLGLSSNNSTLSVASAMGSHGGEYECAATNAHGRHTRRITVRVAGPWLWVAVGGAAGGAVLLAVGAGLAFYVQSTACKKGEYNVQEAESSGEAVCLNGAGGTPGAEGGAETPGTAESPADGEVFAIQLTAS
- the Icam5 gene encoding intercellular adhesion molecule 5 isoform X1, giving the protein MPGPSPGLRQALLGLWAALGLGILGISGALRFQRGGPQAEPAFSRSAVALEPFWADLQPRVALVERGGSLWLNCSTNCPRPERGGLETSLRRNGTQRGLRWLARQLVDIREPETQPVCFFRCARRTLQARGLIRTFQRPDRVELVPLPPWQPVGENFTLSCRVPGAGPRASLTLTLLRGAQELTRRSFAGEPPRARGAVLTATVLARREDHGVNFSCLAELDLRPHGLGLFANSSAVRQLRTFALPPIPPSLVAPRFLEVGSERPVSCTLDGLFPAPEAGVYLSLGDQRLHPDVTLDGDNLVATATATPSAEQEGITQLMCSVTLGGESRETQENLTVYSFPAPLLTLSEPEAPEGKVVTISCWAGTRALVTLEGISAAVPGQPAELQLNATENDDKRSFFCDAALEVDGETLRKNQSTELRVLYSPRLDDSDCPRSWTWPEGPEQTLHCEARGNPEPSVHCARADGGAVLALGLLGPVTRALAGTYRCTAVNGQGQAVKDVTLTVEYAPALDSVGCPEHIIWLEGTEASLSCVAHGVPPPSVSCVRSENEEVMEGPLRVAREHAGIYRCEAINTRGSAAKNVVVTVEYGPSFEELSCPSNWTWVEGSGKLFSCVVDGKPEPRVECLGSEGASEGVVLPLVSSNPGPRNSMTSSNLSPGIYLCNATNRHGSAVKTVVVSAESPPQMDESSCPSHQTWLEGAEATSLTCSAKGRPAPRVRCSREGAARLERLRVSREDAGTYHCVATNMHGTDSRTVTVGVEYRPVVAELAASPPSVRPGGNFTLTCRAEAWPPAQISWRTPPGALNLGLSSNNSTLSVASAMGSHGGEYECAATNAHGRHTRRITVRVAGPWLWVAVGGAAGGAVLLAVGAGLAFYVQSTACKKGEYNVQEAESSGEAVCLNGAGGTPGAEGGAETPGTAESPADGEVFAIQLTAS